AATACTTCCGATACTCCTGACCCGACTCCTTCTAATAATGATGGTTCACAACCACCCGCTAGAGTTGTGACAACGATTACTTCTCCGGGTACTGCTGATGTGGTGACGAGTAAGACTGGCCCCGCTACGGTTAATCCGGGTGGGACGATTACTTACACGATTACTGTGGTGAATAATGGCCCGAATCCGGCCAGTAATATTATTGTTCGGGATACTTTGCCCCAGGGTTTGACTTTTAATAATGCTTCGGATGGGGGAACTTTTGCTAACGGCGTGGTGAGTTTCCCGGCGATTCCTAGCTTGGCTCCAGGTGCTAGTGTAACGCGAACGATTACGGCTACGGCTCCGAATAGCGGTGGGCCTTTTGTGAATCAGGTGTCTAGTACTTCTGATACTCCTGACCCGAATCCTAGTAACAATAATGGTTCACAGCCGCCACTTCATCAGGTGACTACAACTTTAGCTCCAATAATTGCTGATGTTCAAGTAACTCAAACAGGCCCTTCTGCTCCAGTAACTGTGGGTAGTAATATTACCTTTACGGCGCAAGTTACTAATATTAGTTCTATTACTGCTAATCAAGTAGTTTTCACTAATCCATTACCTCCTGGTGTAACTTTTGTTTCGGTGACTCCTTCGTTGGGTACTTGCACTTTTGCGAATAATACAATTACTTGCAATCTGGGTGATTTAGCTCCGGGGCAAAATGTTAGTATTGCGATCGTTGTCACGGCAACAACACCAGGAACAATTGTTAATCCGGTTTCTATTAATCTCGCAAATGATAGTAATCCAAATAACAATAACGCTACGGCTCCGGCTGAAGTTATTGTGCCGCAAACTGATTTAGAGGTGAAAGTAACAGGGCCGACTGAACCTCAGCCTGTGGGAAATAATGTTACTTTCAATATTGGGGTGACTAATACAGGTACGGCTCCAGGTAATTCTGTTGTTTTAACTAATCCTTTACCAGAAAATACGACTTTTGTTTCGGCTATTCCTACTCAAGGAACTTGCGAACTTTCTGGTAATAATGTTGTTTGTAATCTGGGTAATATTAATCCTGCTCAAACAGTAACTGTTCCTTTGGTGATTACTCCTTCTGTACCTGGAACTATTAATAACTCAGTTACTATTACTTCTCCAAGCGATACTCAAGCAACAAATAACCAAGCTGTTGCTACTACACAGATTGTTCCCAGAGAACCTCGTTTACGTTTGGTGAAACGGATTACTTCTGTGGTTCGTTCTGGTAGTATTGCTCTATTTTCCGATTTTGTTGATGACCCAGCCGATCAAAATGATAACGCTCCAGGTTGGTCACAGTTGCGCCCTGTTGGTTTGGTTTCTGTGCCAACTGCTGAACCTTTACGTAGTGGCGATACTGTAGAATACACGATTTATTTCTTGTCTGATGGTACTGCTCCGGCAGATAACGTTAATCTTTGTGATGCGATTCCCACAAATACCACATTTTTAGCTGATGGTTTTGGCACGGGTACTGGTATGCAGCTAAATCTGGCTGGGGCAATTTCAGCGTTAACAAATGTGCAAGATGGTGATGCTGGAAGATTGTTATCGCCTTTAGCGCCTTTGCCTTCGGGTAATCCTTGTGCTGACCAAACTAATAGTAATGGTTCGCTATTGTTTAACTTTAATCAGATTTCCAATTCCGCAGGTAGCAATTTCGGTTTTGTGCGTTTCCGGGTGAGGATTGATTAGGGAGATGGGGAGATGGGGAAAAGGGGAAAAGGGGAAAAGGGGAAAAAGGGAAAAAGGGAAAAAGGAATTTTTACTTTCTGCCTTCCCTTCTGCCTTCCCAGTACCCAGTACCCAGTCCCCGATTTGTGTTACCCTATCTGCGATGAGGAGTGTCAGAGGTTTTTGCGATGAAGAAGTTGCGTGTTGGGTTGTTGTTTGGTGGTCGTTCTGGGGAACATGAGGTTTCGATCGTTTCTGCTAGTGCGATCGCAAAAGCTATACTGGCAAATGGAAATGCTGAAAAATACGAACTTCTACCTTTTTACATCCAAAAAGATGGGATTTGGCAAGGTGCGGAAGTTGCTCAACAGGTTTTAGATTCAAAACAGCCGCTACAAACAACTGCTGATTCTGATAGTTTAAAAGCAAATCTTTGGCAGTTTCCCTCTCAAGTTACGGAAGTTGATGTGTGGTTTCCAATTTTGCATGGGCCGAATGGAGAAGATGGAACAATACAAGGTTTGTTGAGTTTAATGCAAGTTCCTTTTGTCGGAACCGGGGTTTTAGGTTCAGCTGTGGGAATGGATAAAATTGCCATGAAAATGGCTTTTTCTCAAGCTGGATTGCCTCAAGTAAAGTATATGGCAATTAGTCGATCGCAAGTTTGGTCTAACCCTTGTGTTTTTCCTAAATTGGGTGATGAAATTGAGGCTAATTTAGGTTATCCCTGCTTTGTGAAACCTGCTAATTTGGGGTCTTCGGTGGGAATTTCCAAAGTGCGATCGCGCTCGG
This Phormidium ambiguum IAM M-71 DNA region includes the following protein-coding sequences:
- a CDS encoding D-alanine--D-alanine ligase family protein, with the protein product MKKLRVGLLFGGRSGEHEVSIVSASAIAKAILANGNAEKYELLPFYIQKDGIWQGAEVAQQVLDSKQPLQTTADSDSLKANLWQFPSQVTEVDVWFPILHGPNGEDGTIQGLLSLMQVPFVGTGVLGSAVGMDKIAMKMAFSQAGLPQVKYMAISRSQVWSNPCVFPKLGDEIEANLGYPCFVKPANLGSSVGISKVRSRSELEVALDNAASYDRRIIVEAGVTAREVECAVLGNDNPQASVVGEITYNSDFYDYETKYTEGKADLFIPAKLPPEITAKVQEMAIQAFQAVDGAGLARVDFFYVEATGEVLINEINTLPGFTSTSMYPQLWAASGVPFAELVDRLIQAAVERFQK